A window of Streptomyces armeniacus contains these coding sequences:
- a CDS encoding ABC transporter permease → MSTATAGTAPAAGTARTTAAGRLRALGRAELTLLVRNRTALFSALAIPVLLTVTTRGLVEEMDLSGTGLSVGTVLLPGSMGFVLLFAVYSNMVGTYTARREELVLKRLRTGEPGDTEILLGAALPTIVIAVTQCVLLAVGGAILLDLSAPGAPVLLVAGLLLGLALTVAAAAASTIVTRSTEAAQMTPLPLMMVSFVFSEVFVPLDGMPDTVAAVAAWLPMSPVMELLRGGWTGDLGAAEALRALVVAGAWTALALWAVRKRFRWEPRR, encoded by the coding sequence ATGAGCACCGCGACCGCCGGTACGGCCCCCGCCGCGGGCACCGCCCGTACGACCGCCGCGGGACGGCTGCGGGCGCTCGGGCGGGCCGAACTGACCCTGCTCGTCCGGAACCGGACCGCCCTCTTCTCCGCGCTCGCGATCCCCGTCCTCCTCACCGTGACGACCAGGGGCCTCGTGGAGGAGATGGACCTGTCCGGCACCGGACTGTCCGTCGGCACGGTGCTGCTGCCCGGGTCGATGGGCTTCGTGCTGCTCTTCGCCGTGTACTCGAACATGGTCGGCACCTACACCGCACGGCGCGAGGAACTCGTACTCAAACGGCTCCGCACCGGCGAACCCGGCGACACGGAGATCCTCCTCGGCGCCGCCCTGCCCACAATCGTCATTGCGGTGACGCAGTGCGTGCTGCTGGCCGTCGGCGGCGCGATCCTGCTCGACCTGTCCGCCCCCGGCGCACCCGTACTGCTGGTCGCCGGACTGCTGCTGGGCCTGGCCCTGACGGTGGCGGCCGCGGCGGCCTCGACCATCGTCACCCGCTCCACGGAGGCGGCGCAGATGACGCCGCTGCCGTTGATGATGGTGTCGTTCGTCTTCTCGGAGGTCTTCGTTCCGTTGGACGGCATGCCCGACACGGTGGCGGCGGTGGCCGCGTGGCTGCCGATGAGCCCCGTCATGGAGCTCCTGCGCGGCGGCTGGACCGGCGACCTCGGCGCCGCCGAGGCCCTGCGGGCGCTGGTTGTGGCGGGGGCCTGGACGGCGCTGGCCCTGTGGGCGGTGCGGAAGCGGTTCCGGTGGGAGCCTCGACGGTGA
- a CDS encoding aldo/keto reductase has protein sequence MLYRTLGRTGVQVSTLALGAMNFGAIGRTTQDEATALVDAALEAGINLIDTADMYSAGESEEMVGKAIAGRRDDLVLATKAGMPMGNERNHQGSSRRWLVTELDSSLRRLGVDHVDLYQIHRWDPRTSDEETLSALTDLQRAGKIRYFGASTFPAYRLVQAEWAARKHHLSRYVTEQPSYSILQRGIESHVLPVTEEYGLGVLAWSPLASGWLSGAIRAGRDITTSRSAFMPERFDTSLPANRARLDAVERLAAVADEAGLTMIQLALGFVTAHPAVTCALIGPRTLDHLHAQLAAADTVLSADVLDAVDAIVAPGTDLAPHEKHDTPPALLDPALRRR, from the coding sequence ATGCTGTACCGCACCCTGGGCCGTACCGGCGTACAGGTCAGCACCCTCGCGCTCGGCGCCATGAACTTCGGCGCGATCGGGCGCACCACCCAGGACGAGGCCACCGCCCTCGTCGACGCCGCCCTGGAGGCGGGGATCAACCTGATCGACACCGCCGACATGTACAGCGCCGGCGAGTCGGAGGAGATGGTCGGCAAGGCCATCGCCGGCCGCCGCGACGACCTCGTACTCGCCACGAAGGCCGGCATGCCCATGGGCAACGAGCGTAACCACCAGGGCAGTTCGCGCCGCTGGCTGGTCACCGAGCTGGACAGCAGCCTGCGCCGCCTCGGTGTCGACCACGTCGACCTCTACCAGATCCACCGCTGGGACCCGCGTACCAGCGACGAGGAGACGCTGTCCGCGCTGACCGACCTGCAACGCGCGGGAAAGATCCGCTACTTCGGCGCCTCGACGTTCCCCGCGTACCGCCTCGTACAGGCCGAGTGGGCCGCCCGCAAGCACCACCTGAGCCGTTACGTCACCGAGCAGCCCAGCTACTCGATCCTGCAGCGCGGCATCGAGAGCCACGTACTGCCCGTGACCGAGGAGTACGGGCTCGGGGTGCTGGCGTGGAGCCCGCTGGCCTCGGGCTGGCTGTCAGGCGCGATCCGCGCGGGCCGCGACATCACCACCAGCCGCTCGGCGTTCATGCCGGAACGCTTCGACACCAGCCTCCCCGCCAACCGCGCACGGCTCGACGCCGTGGAGCGGCTGGCCGCGGTCGCCGACGAGGCGGGCCTGACCATGATCCAGCTCGCGCTCGGCTTCGTCACCGCGCACCCCGCCGTGACCTGCGCGCTCATCGGCCCGCGCACGCTCGACCACCTGCACGCGCAACTCGCCGCCGCCGACACCGTGCTGTCGGCCGACGTGCTGGACGCGGTCGACGCCATCGTCGCCCCCGGCACCGACCTGGCGCCGCACGAGAAGCACGACACCCCGCCCGCGCTGCTCGACCCGGCGCTGCGGCGCCGCTGA
- a CDS encoding ABC transporter ATP-binding protein, with the protein MDVIEAAGVKRRYGAGFEAVRGVSFSVREGEIFALLGTNGAGKTSTVELLEGLAPPSGGRVRVLGMDPYTDRERVRPRTGVMLQEGGFPSELTVTETARMWAGCTSGARQVGEALGRVGLTGRREKVRVKQLSGGERRRLDLALALIGQPEVLFLDEPTTGLDAEGRRETWDLVRALRAEGTTVLLTTHYLEEAEELADRLAIMRSGRIVAAGTAAEVTSARPSRIRFTLPEGVGPERLPLSVRAAVDGRKAEIRTERLQETLTELLLWARELGVGLHGLDARSASLEEAFLDIARADTENGADGADGAGTDRTAHDGVEVSA; encoded by the coding sequence ATGGACGTGATCGAGGCCGCCGGCGTGAAACGGCGATACGGAGCGGGGTTCGAGGCCGTACGCGGTGTCTCGTTCTCCGTGCGCGAGGGCGAGATCTTCGCCCTGCTGGGCACGAACGGTGCGGGCAAGACCTCCACCGTCGAACTGCTGGAAGGGCTCGCCCCGCCGAGCGGCGGCCGGGTACGGGTGCTCGGCATGGACCCGTACACCGACCGCGAGCGCGTGCGCCCCCGTACGGGCGTGATGCTCCAGGAGGGCGGCTTCCCGTCCGAGCTGACGGTGACCGAGACCGCCCGCATGTGGGCGGGCTGCACCAGCGGCGCGCGGCAGGTCGGCGAGGCGCTGGGCCGCGTAGGGCTGACCGGGCGGCGCGAGAAAGTACGCGTGAAGCAGCTGTCCGGCGGCGAACGGCGGCGGCTGGACCTGGCGTTGGCGCTCATCGGGCAGCCGGAGGTGCTGTTCCTGGACGAGCCGACGACCGGGCTGGACGCGGAGGGGCGGCGCGAAACCTGGGATCTCGTACGGGCCTTGCGCGCCGAGGGCACCACCGTGCTGCTCACGACGCACTACCTGGAGGAGGCCGAGGAGCTGGCCGACCGGCTGGCGATCATGCGCTCGGGCCGGATCGTCGCCGCCGGGACGGCGGCGGAGGTGACGTCGGCGCGGCCGTCCCGTATCCGCTTCACCCTGCCGGAAGGGGTGGGCCCGGAGCGGCTGCCGCTGTCCGTACGGGCGGCCGTGGACGGGCGCAAGGCCGAGATCCGTACGGAGCGGCTGCAGGAGACCCTCACCGAACTCCTGCTGTGGGCGCGTGAGCTGGGCGTGGGGCTGCACGGGCTGGACGCGCGGTCGGCCTCGCTGGAGGAGGCGTTCCTGGACATCGCGCGAGCGGACACCGAGAACGGTGCGGACGGTGCGGACGGCGCCGGCACGGACCGTACGGCGCACGACGGCGTGGAGGTGTCGGCATGA
- a CDS encoding histone-like nucleoid-structuring protein Lsr2, translated as MAQRVVVTLSDDVDGGEASETVAFGLDGKSYEIDLSTANAKKLRGALEPFVEAGRKRSKSGKTYHRTSVAPDPRAVRAWAESNGFKVPPRGRIPKKVYEAFSEAR; from the coding sequence GTGGCGCAGCGCGTAGTGGTCACACTCTCGGACGACGTCGATGGCGGAGAAGCATCGGAGACGGTGGCATTCGGCCTCGACGGGAAGTCGTACGAGATCGATCTCAGCACCGCGAACGCGAAGAAACTGCGGGGGGCGCTCGAACCATTTGTGGAAGCCGGCCGCAAGCGGTCGAAGTCGGGCAAGACCTACCACCGGACCTCCGTGGCGCCCGACCCGCGCGCGGTACGCGCGTGGGCGGAGTCCAACGGCTTCAAGGTGCCGCCGCGCGGACGCATCCCGAAGAAGGTCTACGAGGCGTTCAGCGAGGCCCGTTGA
- a CDS encoding sensor histidine kinase, producing MRVVRPRRGRPYGGGSETVRRRKRQRTEASEDREGTGARDDGEQGTGMIGWALAKRRGWHAHSSHAQVEKSIYWSLGGLPWIMFATGGLQILPRTVQEPLPETLAWTLVALMATSCVIGVRILRQSLNSYLGAGPAPRTGMFLLAACMAVVIALLVTLIAVDGTEDDGAVAGAALFAVVTPFLGPLVLLTSVRAAALAHAGISAVAIAASGAAGAGLKALLASAAVLTVGGAIVLFSVRCSGWYMVVMRELDEARDVQSQLAVAEERLRFARDLHDVMGRNMSVIALKSELAVRLVGRGSPSAADQMVEVQRIARDSQREIQDVVRGYREADLLTELAGARGILQAAGIDCRTEVGRTGGPQLGSAQLGNAGPGAGTAEGAASAGELPEPVRSALGWVVREGTTNVLRHANATRCTVTLRLAGERDGTAVLTMENDGASAGRDGGGGGPVGGSGLAGGSGLAGLRERLAALGGTLTAEPVDGDGRFRLTARVPLAFPAGETTAKDGDGDAVKRGAVKGGASYGRGTRTEGRDRAYLGERSYQGGEAR from the coding sequence GTGCGCGTCGTACGACCGCGGAGGGGGCGGCCGTACGGAGGCGGAAGTGAGACCGTACGGCGGCGGAAACGGCAGCGTACGGAGGCGTCGGAGGACCGGGAAGGCACGGGAGCGCGGGATGACGGAGAGCAGGGCACGGGCATGATCGGCTGGGCGCTGGCGAAACGGCGCGGCTGGCACGCGCACAGCAGCCACGCGCAGGTCGAGAAGAGCATCTACTGGTCGCTGGGCGGGCTGCCCTGGATCATGTTCGCCACCGGCGGGCTGCAGATCCTGCCGCGCACCGTCCAGGAGCCGCTGCCGGAGACGCTGGCCTGGACGCTCGTGGCGCTGATGGCGACCTCGTGCGTGATCGGCGTACGCATCCTGCGGCAGAGCCTGAACAGCTATCTGGGTGCGGGACCCGCGCCCCGTACGGGCATGTTCCTGCTGGCCGCTTGCATGGCAGTGGTGATCGCCCTTCTGGTGACGCTCATCGCCGTCGACGGGACGGAGGACGACGGGGCCGTGGCGGGGGCGGCGCTGTTCGCGGTGGTGACGCCGTTCCTCGGCCCGTTGGTGCTGCTGACCTCCGTACGGGCGGCCGCGCTCGCACACGCGGGAATCTCGGCGGTCGCGATCGCGGCTTCGGGCGCGGCCGGTGCGGGCCTGAAAGCGTTGCTGGCGAGCGCGGCCGTGCTGACGGTCGGCGGCGCGATCGTCCTGTTCTCGGTGCGCTGCTCGGGCTGGTACATGGTGGTGATGCGGGAGCTGGACGAGGCCCGCGACGTCCAGTCCCAGCTGGCCGTCGCCGAGGAACGCCTCCGCTTCGCCCGCGACCTGCACGACGTGATGGGCCGGAACATGTCGGTGATCGCGCTCAAGAGCGAGCTGGCCGTACGCCTCGTGGGGCGCGGTTCGCCGTCCGCCGCGGACCAGATGGTCGAGGTGCAGCGGATCGCGCGGGACTCGCAGCGGGAGATCCAGGACGTCGTCCGGGGATACCGCGAAGCCGACCTCCTGACGGAACTCGCGGGCGCGCGGGGCATCCTGCAGGCGGCGGGAATCGACTGCCGTACGGAGGTGGGCCGTACGGGCGGGCCGCAGCTCGGGAGCGCGCAGCTCGGGAACGCGGGGCCCGGGGCGGGAACGGCGGAGGGAGCGGCCTCGGCCGGCGAACTGCCGGAGCCGGTGCGGTCCGCCCTGGGCTGGGTCGTCCGCGAGGGCACCACGAACGTACTCCGGCACGCGAACGCCACCCGGTGCACCGTCACCCTGCGGCTGGCGGGCGAACGGGACGGCACGGCGGTGCTCACGATGGAGAACGACGGGGCGAGCGCCGGGCGGGATGGCGGAGGGGGAGGCCCCGTGGGCGGCTCCGGGCTGGCGGGCGGCTCCGGGCTGGCCGGACTGCGTGAACGGCTGGCGGCGCTCGGCGGCACGCTGACGGCCGAGCCGGTGGACGGCGACGGCAGGTTCCGCCTCACGGCGCGCGTCCCGCTGGCGTTCCCGGCCGGGGAGACGACGGCGAAGGACGGGGACGGAGACGCGGTGAAGCGGGGCGCGGTGAAAGGGGGCGCCTCGTACGGCCGCGGGACCCGTACGGAGGGGCGCGACCGCGCGTACCTGGGGGAGCGCTCGTACCAGGGGGGAGAGGCACGATGA
- the purQ gene encoding phosphoribosylformylglycinamidine synthase subunit PurQ, translating into MRTDAPAPAPGASGSGPGLGRIGVVTFPGSLDDRDAARAVRLAGGEPVALWHREKDIRQVDAVVLPGGFSYGDYLRCGAIARFSPVMQTVIEQARIGMPVLGICNGFQVLCESHLLPGALTRNDHLHFICRDQRLRIENANTPWTVDYEQGQEITVPIKNNEGGYVAAERTLDALEAEGRIVLRYAGSNPNGSRRDIAGITNEAGNVVGLMPHPEHAVEELTGPTTEGLGFFTSVLKSLVAAS; encoded by the coding sequence GTGCGTACGGACGCCCCCGCCCCGGCCCCCGGCGCTTCGGGCTCAGGCCCGGGCCTCGGCCGTATCGGCGTCGTCACGTTCCCCGGCTCGCTCGACGACCGCGACGCCGCCCGCGCGGTGCGCCTCGCGGGGGGTGAACCCGTCGCGCTCTGGCACCGCGAGAAGGACATCCGGCAGGTCGACGCGGTCGTACTGCCCGGCGGATTCTCCTACGGCGACTATCTGCGCTGCGGTGCCATCGCCCGTTTCTCGCCGGTCATGCAGACAGTCATCGAGCAGGCACGGATCGGAATGCCGGTGCTCGGCATCTGCAACGGCTTCCAGGTGCTCTGCGAATCTCATCTGCTGCCGGGCGCGTTGACACGTAACGACCATCTGCACTTCATCTGCCGCGATCAGCGACTCCGTATCGAGAACGCGAACACTCCCTGGACCGTGGATTACGAACAGGGTCAGGAGATCACCGTCCCGATCAAGAACAACGAGGGCGGATATGTGGCGGCGGAGCGCACCCTCGACGCGCTCGAGGCCGAAGGCCGGATCGTTCTCCGATACGCCGGGTCGAACCCGAACGGATCCCGCCGCGACATCGCCGGAATCACCAATGAGGCCGGGAACGTGGTCGGCCTCATGCCGCACCCCGAACACGCCGTCGAAGAGCTGACCGGCCCGACCACCGAGGGGCTCGGCTTCTTCACCTCGGTGCTCAAGTCCCTGGTCGCCGCATCGTGA
- the purS gene encoding phosphoribosylformylglycinamidine synthase subunit PurS has protein sequence MPRVVVDVMLKPEILDPQGQAVQRALPRLGFEGITDVRQGKRFELEVEGPVDDAALARIREMAETFLANTVIEDFTVRVAEQPAAGPSADAGAVA, from the coding sequence GTGCCTCGCGTCGTAGTCGACGTCATGCTGAAGCCGGAGATCCTCGACCCGCAGGGACAGGCCGTCCAGCGCGCACTGCCCCGACTGGGCTTCGAAGGAATCACCGACGTCCGCCAGGGCAAGCGCTTCGAACTCGAAGTGGAAGGGCCCGTCGACGACGCCGCCCTCGCCCGTATCCGAGAGATGGCCGAGACCTTCCTCGCCAACACCGTCATCGAGGACTTCACCGTCCGCGTCGCCGAACAGCCGGCGGCGGGCCCGAGCGCGGACGCGGGAGCGGTGGCGTGA
- the purL gene encoding phosphoribosylformylglycinamidine synthase subunit PurL, whose translation MHSLDTVKHAEQTPGTELPWAELGLKEDEYERIRDILGRRPTGAELAMYSVMWSEHCSYKSSKVHLKQFSEKAPRSDAMLVGIGEQAGVVDVGQGYAVTFKVESHNHPSYVEPHQGAATGIGGIVRDIIAMGARPVAVMDPLRFGAADHPDTRRVLPGVVSGIGGYGNCLGLPNIGGEVVFDSCYQGNPLVNALCVGVMKHEDIHLAKASGTGNKVVLYGARTGGDGIGGASILASETFDDSKPSKRPAVQVGDPFQEKLLIECTLEAFRERLVVGIQDLGAAGLSCATSELASNGSGGMHIELDTVPLRDSSLSPEEILMSESQERMCAVVEPDKVDRFLAICEKWDVTATVIGEVTDGDRLGIYWHGEQIVDVPPRTVAHDGPVLQRPYARPDWQDALQADDPAALPRPRTGDELRAATLALVGSPNQAAKSWVTDQYDRYVLGDTVLAQPEDGGMIRIDAESGLGVALATDGNGRYAKLDPYAGAQLALAESYRNVATTGATPLAVTDCLNFGSPEDPAAMWQFAEACRGLADACQALGTPVTGGNVSLYNQTGDAAIHPTPVVGVLGVIDDVARRTPMAFADEGHLLYLLGDTREELGGSAWSQVAHGHLGGLPPAVDLERERLLGEILVAASRDGMADAAHDLSDGGLVQALAESCLKGGKGARIVVPDGQDPFVFLFSESQGRAVVAIPRSEEVRFNDMCGARGLPATRIGVVDGDELEIQGQFTIPLAELRETHERTIPALLA comes from the coding sequence ATGCACAGCCTGGACACCGTCAAGCACGCCGAACAGACCCCCGGCACCGAGCTGCCGTGGGCCGAACTCGGCCTGAAGGAAGACGAGTACGAGCGCATCCGCGACATTCTCGGCCGCCGCCCGACCGGTGCCGAGCTCGCCATGTACTCGGTGATGTGGTCGGAGCACTGCTCGTACAAGTCGAGCAAGGTGCACCTCAAGCAGTTCAGCGAGAAGGCACCGCGGTCCGACGCGATGCTCGTCGGCATCGGCGAGCAGGCGGGCGTCGTGGACGTCGGGCAGGGCTACGCCGTCACGTTCAAGGTCGAGTCGCACAACCACCCCTCGTACGTCGAGCCGCACCAGGGCGCCGCCACCGGCATCGGCGGCATCGTGCGGGACATCATCGCCATGGGCGCACGCCCCGTCGCCGTGATGGACCCGCTCCGCTTCGGCGCCGCCGATCACCCCGACACCCGCCGTGTGCTGCCCGGCGTCGTCTCCGGCATCGGCGGCTACGGCAACTGCCTGGGCCTGCCCAACATCGGCGGCGAGGTCGTCTTCGACTCCTGCTACCAGGGCAACCCGCTGGTCAACGCCCTCTGCGTGGGCGTCATGAAGCACGAGGACATCCATCTCGCGAAGGCGTCCGGCACCGGCAACAAGGTGGTGCTCTACGGCGCCCGCACCGGCGGCGACGGCATCGGCGGCGCGTCGATCCTCGCCTCCGAGACGTTCGATGACTCCAAGCCGAGCAAGCGTCCGGCCGTCCAGGTCGGCGACCCGTTCCAGGAGAAGCTGCTCATCGAGTGCACCCTGGAGGCGTTCCGGGAGCGGCTCGTCGTCGGCATCCAGGACCTCGGCGCCGCCGGACTGTCCTGTGCCACCTCGGAGCTGGCTTCCAACGGCTCCGGCGGCATGCACATCGAGCTGGACACCGTGCCGCTCCGCGACTCGTCGCTCTCCCCCGAGGAGATCCTGATGAGCGAGTCGCAGGAGCGCATGTGCGCCGTGGTCGAGCCGGACAAGGTCGACCGCTTCCTGGCGATCTGCGAGAAGTGGGACGTCACCGCCACCGTCATCGGCGAGGTCACCGACGGCGACCGGCTGGGGATCTACTGGCACGGCGAGCAGATCGTGGACGTGCCTCCGCGTACGGTCGCGCACGACGGGCCCGTGCTGCAGCGCCCGTACGCCCGCCCCGACTGGCAGGACGCGCTCCAGGCGGACGACCCGGCCGCGCTGCCCCGGCCGCGTACGGGCGACGAACTGCGCGCCGCCACGCTGGCGTTGGTCGGCTCCCCGAACCAGGCCGCCAAGTCGTGGGTCACCGACCAGTACGACCGCTACGTCCTCGGCGACACCGTGCTCGCGCAGCCGGAGGACGGCGGGATGATCCGCATCGACGCGGAGTCCGGCCTGGGCGTCGCCCTCGCGACGGACGGCAACGGCCGGTACGCCAAGCTCGATCCGTACGCGGGCGCGCAGCTCGCGCTCGCCGAGTCGTACCGCAACGTCGCCACGACGGGCGCCACGCCGCTCGCCGTGACCGACTGCCTCAACTTCGGCTCGCCCGAAGACCCGGCCGCCATGTGGCAGTTCGCGGAGGCGTGCCGCGGCCTGGCCGACGCCTGCCAGGCCCTCGGCACGCCCGTCACCGGCGGCAACGTCTCCCTCTACAACCAGACCGGCGATGCCGCGATCCACCCCACCCCGGTCGTCGGGGTGCTGGGCGTCATCGACGACGTGGCACGGCGTACGCCCATGGCGTTCGCCGACGAGGGCCACCTCCTCTACCTGCTGGGCGACACCCGCGAGGAACTCGGCGGCTCCGCCTGGTCCCAGGTCGCCCACGGGCACCTGGGCGGGCTGCCGCCGGCGGTCGACCTGGAACGGGAGCGGCTGCTCGGCGAGATCCTCGTCGCCGCCTCCCGCGACGGCATGGCCGACGCGGCGCACGACCTGAGCGACGGCGGGCTGGTCCAGGCCCTCGCCGAGTCGTGCCTGAAGGGTGGCAAGGGCGCGCGGATCGTCGTACCGGACGGGCAGGACCCGTTCGTCTTCCTCTTCTCGGAGTCGCAGGGCCGCGCGGTCGTGGCGATCCCGCGGAGCGAGGAGGTCCGCTTCAACGACATGTGCGGGGCGCGGGGGCTCCCGGCGACGCGCATCGGCGTGGTGGACGGCGACGAGCTGGAGATCCAGGGGCAGTTCACGATCCCGCTGGCGGAGCTGCGGGAGACGCACGAGCGGACGATCCCGGCGCTGCTGGCGTAG
- the purD gene encoding phosphoribosylamine--glycine ligase has protein sequence MKVLVIGGGAREHALCRSLSLDPDVTALHCAPGNAGIADVATLHQVDPLDGDAVAALAAEVEAGLVVVGPEAPLVAGVADTVRARGVAVFGPSAEAAQLEGSKAFAKEVMAAAGVPTARSYVCTNAAEIDAALDAFGPPYVVKDDGLAAGKGVVVTDDLDAAREHARGCARVVIEEFLDGPEVSLFAVTDGEHVVPLQPAQDFKRAYDADEGPNTGGMGAYSPLPWADPKLVDEIERTVLQPTVDELRRRGTPFSGLLYAGLAITSRGVRVIEFNARFGDPETQAVLARLRTPLGGLLHAAATGTLAEFPPLRWHEGAAVTVVIAAHNYPGTPRTGDPVEGLDAVLAQDAPKAYVLHAGTRRDADGRTVSAGGRVLSVTATGADLAKARTRAYEAVGRIRLEGSHHRTDIAERAAADAAETDA, from the coding sequence GTGAAGGTCCTCGTCATCGGCGGCGGCGCCCGCGAACACGCCCTGTGCCGCTCCCTCTCCCTCGACCCCGACGTCACCGCGCTCCACTGCGCCCCCGGCAACGCCGGGATCGCCGACGTGGCGACGCTCCACCAGGTCGATCCGCTGGACGGGGACGCCGTCGCCGCGCTGGCCGCCGAGGTGGAGGCCGGGCTCGTGGTGGTGGGGCCGGAGGCACCGCTGGTCGCCGGTGTGGCCGACACCGTACGGGCGCGTGGCGTCGCCGTCTTCGGGCCGTCCGCGGAGGCGGCGCAGCTCGAGGGCTCGAAGGCGTTCGCCAAGGAGGTGATGGCCGCCGCCGGCGTGCCCACCGCCCGCTCCTACGTCTGCACGAACGCCGCCGAGATCGACGCCGCCCTGGACGCGTTCGGCCCCCCGTACGTGGTGAAGGACGACGGCCTCGCGGCGGGCAAGGGCGTGGTCGTCACCGACGACCTCGACGCCGCACGCGAACACGCCCGCGGCTGCGCGCGCGTCGTGATCGAGGAGTTCCTGGACGGTCCCGAGGTGTCGCTGTTCGCGGTCACCGACGGCGAGCACGTCGTACCCCTCCAGCCCGCACAGGACTTCAAGCGCGCCTACGACGCCGACGAGGGCCCGAACACGGGCGGCATGGGCGCGTACTCGCCGCTCCCCTGGGCCGACCCGAAGCTGGTCGACGAGATCGAGCGGACGGTGCTGCAGCCGACGGTCGACGAACTGCGCCGCCGCGGCACGCCGTTCTCCGGACTGCTGTACGCGGGGCTGGCGATCACGTCGCGCGGGGTACGGGTGATCGAGTTCAACGCGCGTTTCGGCGACCCCGAGACGCAGGCCGTGCTGGCGCGGCTGCGTACGCCGCTGGGCGGCCTGCTGCACGCGGCGGCCACGGGGACGCTGGCCGAGTTCCCGCCGCTGCGCTGGCACGAGGGGGCGGCGGTGACGGTGGTCATCGCCGCGCACAACTACCCGGGCACGCCCCGTACCGGCGACCCGGTCGAGGGACTCGACGCGGTGCTGGCGCAGGACGCGCCCAAGGCGTACGTCCTGCACGCGGGCACCCGGCGCGACGCGGACGGCCGTACGGTCAGCGCGGGCGGCCGCGTGCTGTCGGTGACCGCCACGGGGGCGGACCTGGCGAAGGCGCGCACGCGGGCGTACGAGGCGGTGGGGCGCATCCGGCTGGAGGGCTCGCACCACCGGACGGACATCGCGGAACGGGCGGCGGCGGACGCGGCCGAGACGGACGCGTAG
- a CDS encoding response regulator transcription factor encodes MRVLLADDEHLIRGALAALLALEDDLVVVTEAASGPEALAMARAHEPDVAVLDLQMPGVDGVTVATTLRSELPGCATMIVTGHGRPGHLKRALEAGARGFVPKTVSAQRLAEIIRTVHAGNRYIDPELAADAISSGDSPLTAREAELLELAADGAPVAEIAERASLAPGTVRNYLSSATAKLGAENRHAAVRLARKRGWL; translated from the coding sequence ATCCGCGTGCTGCTCGCGGACGACGAACACCTCATCCGCGGCGCGCTGGCCGCGCTGCTGGCGCTGGAAGACGACCTGGTGGTGGTCACCGAGGCCGCCTCGGGACCGGAGGCGCTGGCCATGGCACGGGCACACGAGCCGGACGTGGCGGTCCTGGACCTCCAGATGCCGGGCGTGGACGGGGTGACCGTCGCCACGACGCTGCGGAGCGAACTGCCCGGCTGCGCCACCATGATCGTCACGGGCCACGGCCGCCCGGGACACCTCAAGCGTGCGCTCGAGGCGGGGGCGCGCGGCTTCGTACCGAAGACGGTCTCGGCGCAGCGCCTCGCCGAGATCATCCGCACTGTGCACGCAGGCAACCGCTACATCGACCCCGAACTGGCCGCCGACGCGATCAGCTCCGGCGACTCGCCGCTGACAGCACGGGAGGCGGAACTGCTGGAGCTGGCGGCGGACGGCGCCCCGGTCGCGGAGATCGCGGAACGGGCGTCGCTGGCGCCGGGCACCGTACGGAACTACCTCTCCTCGGCCACCGCGAAGCTCGGCGCGGAGAACCGCCACGCGGCGGTCCGCCTGGCCCGCAAACGCGGCTGGCTCTGA